Below is a window of Niabella agricola DNA.
TCAGTAGGTGTCCATCCCAAAGTTTGTTTTGCTTTTTCATTACTAAATGTTAGTGATCCTGTTATTTTTTTTAGTTTCCTGGAATTAATAGGGGCTCCCGCACCTAACAGGTTCCCAGCCATTGCCATTAATCGGGCGATCCAGAGGGGAATGGATGTAGGAGGTTTTTTACCCAGCTGTTTCGATGTCAGCAGCTCAAGCTGGCGGAATGAAGGATGGGTATCATCACAAATATTATAAATTCCGCCCTTATCTGCTACCAATGGAATAAGATGGGCGATATCCTCGACCATTAGAATACTTTTTCGTGCTTTTCCTCCTGCAATACTGAGATATTTTCCGGATCTTATACCCTGTACCATTGCTCCTAGGTTACCTGGAGCATCCGGGCCGGCAATCAACGATGGTCGCAGGATCGTTAATATGACCCCGTGCTCCTTGCACCAGCCTGTTAGAAATTCTTCGGCCTTTCGTTTGCTAAGCGCATAAGGGGATCCTCCGTTCAGGGAATGCTGCTCCGTAATATTTGTTCCTTCATCTAGCCCATATACCGCAACAGTGCTTATAAAAATAAATTGCTCGGGAATTCCGGCTTTTTCCAGGCTGCTGCAAAGGTTTTTAGTACCATTGAGGTTGACATCAAAAAAAAGCTGCTTTTCCTGATCGTTTTTCGGCGTAGTATGAGCCTTGCCTGCAGCATGGATTATAATATTGAATTTTTCAGAAAGAGCAGGTACTTCTGAAGTAATATCAGCGATGAAATCGTTCGATGGACCGCGCCCCAAACTCTTC
It encodes the following:
- a CDS encoding NAD-dependent epimerase/dehydratase family protein; protein product: MNLLLTGASGFLGKNIRPILAKHYNVKSLGRGPSNDFIADITSEVPALSEKFNIIIHAAGKAHTTPKNDQEKQLFFDVNLNGTKNLCSSLEKAGIPEQFIFISTVAVYGLDEGTNITEQHSLNGGSPYALSKRKAEEFLTGWCKEHGVILTILRPSLIAGPDAPGNLGAMVQGIRSGKYLSIAGGKARKSILMVEDIAHLIPLVADKGGIYNICDDTHPSFRQLELLTSKQLGKKPPTSIPLWIARLMAMAGNLLGAGAPINSRKLKKITGSLTFSNEKAKQTLGWTPTDVLKNYQI